Proteins encoded in a region of the Streptomyces liliiviolaceus genome:
- the ddaH gene encoding dimethylargininase: MPMSRVPRPRRFLVCEPRHFAVQYAINPWMHEDTQVDVDLARGQWAELISAYRAHGHTVDSVEPVAGLPDMVFAANSALVVAGRVFGSLFHAPQRRPESSAYETWFKSAGFDVHQPESVCEGEGDLVFAGRHLLAGTGFRTARSAHHEVQEYFGVPTVSLTLVDPRFYHLDTALFVLDDGPEANIAYYPEAFSAGSREVLRLLFPDAVIATREDAMVFGLNSVSDGRHVFIAPRAEALAGELDRHGYVPVPVDLSEFQKAGGGIKCCTQEIRS; the protein is encoded by the coding sequence GTGCCCATGAGTCGTGTGCCGCGCCCCAGGCGGTTTCTGGTCTGCGAACCCAGACACTTCGCCGTGCAGTACGCCATCAATCCCTGGATGCATGAGGACACACAGGTCGACGTCGATCTGGCCCGGGGCCAGTGGGCGGAGCTGATCTCCGCCTACCGCGCCCACGGTCACACCGTCGACAGCGTGGAGCCGGTCGCCGGTCTGCCCGACATGGTCTTCGCCGCGAACTCGGCGCTGGTCGTGGCCGGCCGGGTCTTCGGCTCGCTCTTCCACGCGCCGCAGCGCCGCCCGGAGTCGAGCGCGTACGAGACGTGGTTCAAGAGCGCGGGCTTCGACGTCCACCAGCCCGAGTCGGTGTGCGAGGGCGAGGGCGACCTGGTGTTCGCCGGCCGCCATCTGCTGGCCGGCACCGGGTTCCGTACGGCACGGTCCGCCCATCACGAGGTGCAGGAGTACTTCGGCGTCCCCACGGTCAGCCTCACGCTGGTGGACCCGCGCTTCTACCATCTCGACACCGCGCTGTTCGTGCTCGACGACGGCCCCGAGGCGAACATCGCGTACTACCCGGAGGCGTTCTCCGCGGGCAGCCGTGAAGTACTCCGTCTGCTGTTCCCGGACGCGGTGATCGCCACCCGTGAGGACGCGATGGTGTTCGGGCTGAACTCCGTCTCGGACGGCCGCCACGTCTTCATCGCGCCGCGCGCGGAGGCCCTGGCCGGCGAGCTCGACCGCCACGGCTACGTTCCCGTCCCCGTCGACCTGTCGGAGTTCCAGAAGGCCGGCGGCGGCATCAAGTGCTGCACACAGGAGATCCGCTCATGA
- the rocD gene encoding ornithine--oxo-acid transaminase, producing MTVAPSRSLRSSAELIRAEEPVLAHNYHPLPVVVARAEGAWVEDVEGRRYLDMLAGYSALNFGHRHPALIEAAHRQLDQLTLTSRAFHNDRLAAFAESVAALTGLDMVLPMNTGAEAVESAVKVARKWAYEVKGVPADRATIVVAADNFHGRTTTIVSFSTDESARAGFGPFTPGFRVVPYNDLAALEAAIDETTAAVLIEPIQGEAGVVIPDDGYLRGVRELTARTGCLFIADEIQSGLGRTGRTLAVEHEDVVPDVVLLGKALGGGIVPVSAVVARREVLQVLRPGEHGSTFGGNPLAAAVGSAVVELLETGEFQRRAQEAGVLLRDGLSALVGKGVRGFRARGLWAGVDIDPAIGTGREISESLMREGILVKDTHGSTIRLAPPLTITNEDLRMALSTLETVLRTGSL from the coding sequence ATGACTGTCGCGCCCAGCCGTTCCCTGCGCTCGTCCGCCGAGCTGATCCGCGCCGAGGAGCCGGTCCTCGCGCACAACTACCACCCGCTGCCCGTGGTCGTGGCCCGCGCCGAGGGTGCCTGGGTCGAGGACGTGGAGGGCCGCCGCTATCTCGACATGCTGGCCGGTTACTCGGCGCTCAACTTCGGGCACCGCCACCCGGCCCTGATCGAGGCCGCACACCGCCAGCTCGACCAGCTGACGCTGACCTCGCGCGCCTTCCACAACGACCGGCTGGCCGCGTTCGCCGAGTCGGTCGCCGCGCTGACCGGCCTGGACATGGTGCTGCCGATGAACACGGGCGCCGAGGCCGTGGAGAGCGCCGTCAAGGTCGCGCGCAAGTGGGCGTACGAGGTCAAGGGCGTCCCCGCCGACCGGGCGACGATCGTCGTGGCCGCCGACAACTTCCACGGACGTACGACGACCATCGTCAGCTTCTCCACCGACGAGAGCGCCCGCGCCGGGTTCGGCCCGTTCACACCGGGGTTCCGGGTGGTCCCGTACAACGATCTCGCGGCGCTCGAAGCGGCGATCGACGAGACGACCGCGGCCGTGCTGATCGAGCCCATCCAGGGCGAGGCGGGGGTCGTGATCCCGGACGACGGCTATCTGCGGGGTGTGCGCGAGCTGACCGCGCGGACGGGGTGCCTCTTCATCGCCGACGAGATCCAGTCGGGCCTCGGCCGTACGGGCCGCACGCTGGCCGTCGAGCACGAGGACGTCGTCCCGGACGTGGTGCTGCTCGGCAAGGCGCTCGGCGGCGGCATCGTGCCGGTCTCCGCGGTGGTCGCGCGGCGCGAGGTGCTCCAGGTGCTGCGGCCGGGCGAGCACGGCTCGACGTTCGGCGGCAACCCGCTGGCCGCGGCGGTCGGCTCCGCCGTGGTGGAACTGCTGGAGACGGGCGAGTTCCAGCGCCGCGCGCAGGAGGCGGGCGTGCTGCTGCGGGACGGCCTGTCGGCCCTCGTGGGCAAGGGGGTCCGCGGGTTCCGGGCGCGCGGGCTGTGGGCGGGCGTGGACATCGACCCCGCCATCGGCACGGGCCGTGAGATCAGCGAGTCGCTGATGCGCGAGGGGATTCTGGTGAAGGACACCCACGGCTCCACGATCCGGCTGGCCCCGCCCCTGACGATCACGAACGAGGACCTGCGCATGGCGCTGAGCACCCTGGAAACAGTCCTGCGCACCGGCTCGCTCTAG
- a CDS encoding lysophospholipid acyltransferase family protein: MFYYVLKYVILGPLLRLVFRPRIEGLEHVPATGAAIVAGNHLSFSDHFLMPAILKRRITFLAKAEYFTGPGIKGRLTAFFFRSAGQIPVDRSGKEAGKAAIREGLGVLSKDELLGIYPEGTRSHDGRLYKGKVGVAVMALRAEVPVIPCAMIGTFEAQPPGRKIPKIHPVAIRFGEPLDFSRYAGMENEKAILRAITDEIMYAILTLSEQEYVDRYAAEVKAEEAAEKAKSRKFPRLPQR, translated from the coding sequence TTGTTCTACTACGTTCTCAAGTACGTGATCCTGGGACCGCTGTTGCGGCTGGTCTTCCGGCCCCGGATCGAGGGGCTGGAGCACGTACCGGCGACGGGAGCGGCCATCGTCGCGGGCAATCACCTGTCGTTCTCGGACCACTTCCTGATGCCGGCGATCCTCAAGCGCCGCATCACGTTCCTCGCCAAGGCCGAGTACTTCACGGGCCCCGGCATCAAGGGCCGGCTGACGGCGTTCTTCTTCCGCAGCGCCGGGCAGATCCCGGTGGACCGCTCCGGCAAGGAGGCGGGCAAGGCGGCGATCCGTGAAGGACTCGGCGTCCTGAGCAAGGACGAACTGCTCGGCATCTACCCGGAGGGGACCCGCTCGCACGACGGCCGTCTCTACAAGGGCAAGGTGGGCGTCGCGGTGATGGCGCTCAGGGCCGAGGTCCCCGTCATCCCGTGCGCGATGATCGGCACCTTCGAGGCCCAGCCCCCCGGCCGCAAGATCCCCAAGATCCACCCGGTGGCGATCCGCTTCGGGGAACCCCTCGACTTCTCCCGCTACGCGGGCATGGAGAACGAGAAGGCGATCCTGCGCGCCATCACCGACGAGATCATGTACGCGATCCTGACGCTCTCCGAGCAGGAGTACGTGGACCGTTACGCGGCCGAGGTGAAGGCGGAGGAAGCCGCCGAGAAGGCGAAGTCCCGCAAGTTCCCGCGCCTGCCGCAGCGTTGA
- a CDS encoding alpha/beta hydrolase, which yields MRKVTAFGSAGALVTATLIAGAVAAPTANAESRHGRNSHVSQTRGAEIAAARAAKAGIDWQDCPADWGIAKPIQCGWVTVPLDYAKPDGKKIKLAVDRIGNTGTKAERQGALVYNPGGPGGSGLRFPTRVTNKNPLWVNTSKAYDFVGFDPRGVGHSAPISCIDPQEFVKAPKMDPVPDSEADKRVQRKLAAEYADGCAERSGEMLPQMTTPNTVRDLDVIRAALGEKKLNFLGVSYGTYIAAVYGTLYPDHVRRMIADSVVNPSREKIWYEANLDQDVAFEMRWKDWQDWVAKNDASFHLGDTRAKVQDQWLKLRATAKKNPIGGVVGPAELIGFFQSAPYYDSSWVPVATVFSKYVAGDTQALVDAAAPDLTDTAGNIASENGNAVYTAVECTDAKWPTSWKKWDRDNSKLHKNYPFMTWANAWLNLPCATWPAKQQTPPTVKTGKGLPPVLIVQSTRDAATPYEGAVELHKRFKGSRLITEKDAGSHGVTGLVNPCINEKVDTYLLTGKVGAADVTCTPHATPKP from the coding sequence ATGAGAAAGGTGACGGCGTTCGGCTCGGCCGGAGCGCTCGTCACCGCGACACTCATAGCCGGTGCCGTCGCGGCTCCGACGGCCAACGCGGAATCCCGCCACGGTCGGAACAGTCACGTCAGCCAGACCCGCGGCGCCGAGATCGCCGCCGCCCGGGCGGCCAAGGCCGGCATCGACTGGCAGGACTGTCCGGCGGACTGGGGGATCGCGAAGCCCATCCAGTGCGGCTGGGTCACTGTGCCGCTCGACTACGCGAAGCCCGACGGCAAGAAGATCAAGCTCGCCGTCGACCGCATCGGCAACACCGGCACCAAGGCGGAGCGCCAGGGCGCCCTCGTCTACAACCCGGGCGGCCCCGGCGGCTCCGGACTGCGCTTCCCGACCCGGGTCACCAACAAGAACCCGCTGTGGGTCAACACCTCGAAGGCGTACGACTTCGTGGGCTTCGACCCGCGCGGTGTCGGCCACTCGGCGCCCATCTCCTGCATCGACCCGCAGGAGTTCGTGAAGGCGCCCAAGATGGATCCGGTGCCGGACTCCGAGGCCGACAAGCGCGTCCAGCGCAAGCTCGCCGCCGAGTACGCGGACGGCTGCGCCGAGCGCAGCGGCGAGATGCTGCCGCAGATGACGACCCCGAACACCGTCCGTGACCTCGACGTCATCCGGGCCGCGCTCGGCGAGAAGAAGCTCAACTTCCTCGGCGTCTCGTACGGCACGTACATCGCCGCCGTCTACGGCACGCTCTACCCGGACCACGTACGCCGCATGATCGCGGACAGCGTCGTCAACCCGTCGCGCGAGAAGATCTGGTACGAGGCCAACCTCGACCAGGACGTCGCCTTCGAGATGCGCTGGAAGGACTGGCAGGACTGGGTCGCCAAGAACGACGCCTCCTTCCACCTCGGCGACACGCGTGCCAAGGTCCAGGACCAGTGGCTGAAACTGCGTGCCACTGCCAAGAAGAACCCCATCGGCGGGGTCGTCGGCCCGGCCGAGCTCATCGGCTTCTTCCAGAGCGCGCCCTACTACGACTCGTCGTGGGTGCCGGTCGCCACCGTCTTCAGCAAGTACGTCGCCGGTGACACCCAGGCGCTCGTCGACGCCGCCGCGCCCGACCTGACCGACACCGCGGGCAACATCGCCTCGGAGAACGGCAACGCCGTCTACACGGCCGTCGAGTGCACCGACGCCAAGTGGCCCACCAGCTGGAAGAAGTGGGACCGCGACAACAGCAAGCTGCACAAGAACTACCCGTTCATGACCTGGGCCAACGCCTGGCTGAACCTGCCGTGCGCCACCTGGCCCGCCAAGCAGCAGACCCCGCCGACCGTGAAGACCGGCAAGGGCCTGCCGCCCGTCCTGATCGTGCAGTCCACGCGTGACGCCGCCACCCCGTACGAAGGCGCCGTCGAACTGCACAAGCGGTTCAAGGGCTCCCGTCTCATCACCGAGAAGGACGCGGGCTCGCACGGCGTGACGGGGCTGGTCAACCCGTGCATCAACGAGAAGGTGGACACCTACCTGCTCACCGGCAAGGTCGGCGCGGCCGACGTGACGTGCACCCCGCACGCCACGCCCAAGCCGTAG
- a CDS encoding urease accessory protein UreD: MTSGASGASGASGVRAAARIGARPDGRGGTALPTLESGGPLALRRTRASGPEARVMLVGAMSGPLGGDHFTVTAEVAEGARLHVGSAAATIALPGQAKGEARYDVRLKVADGGELWWLPEQLISAEGSDLRLATQVELAAGARLTLREEQVLGRAGEGPGRLSSRLTVLLGGRPLFDQELCCGPGAPGGWDGPAVLGGHRALGQLLVVRPEYATRPVEARLLGEYAALTPLAGPAALVTAVAADALQLRRTLDEALRLLG, translated from the coding sequence GTGACATCCGGGGCCTCCGGGGCCTCGGGGGCGTCCGGGGTGCGGGCCGCTGCGCGGATCGGTGCCCGGCCGGACGGGCGGGGCGGCACCGCGCTGCCCACCCTGGAGAGCGGAGGCCCGCTCGCCCTGCGGCGGACGCGGGCGAGCGGTCCAGAGGCCCGCGTCATGCTGGTCGGCGCGATGAGCGGACCGCTGGGCGGTGACCACTTCACCGTGACGGCCGAGGTGGCCGAGGGGGCACGCCTGCACGTCGGGTCGGCCGCCGCCACCATCGCGCTGCCGGGACAGGCCAAGGGGGAGGCGCGTTACGACGTACGCCTGAAAGTGGCGGACGGGGGTGAACTGTGGTGGCTGCCCGAGCAGTTGATCTCCGCCGAGGGGAGCGATCTGCGCCTCGCCACCCAGGTCGAGCTCGCGGCCGGCGCGCGGCTCACCCTGCGCGAGGAGCAGGTGCTCGGGCGGGCCGGCGAGGGGCCCGGGCGGCTCAGCAGCCGGCTCACCGTCCTGCTCGGCGGACGGCCGCTGTTCGACCAGGAGCTCTGCTGCGGGCCCGGGGCGCCCGGTGGGTGGGACGGGCCCGCCGTGCTCGGTGGGCATCGTGCGCTCGGCCAGCTCCTCGTCGTACGGCCGGAGTACGCGACCCGGCCGGTCGAGGCGCGGTTGCTGGGGGAGTACGCCGCGCTGACCCCGCTCGCCGGGCCGGCCGCCCTCGTGACCGCCGTCGCCGCCGACGCGCTCCAGCTGCGCCGCACCCTCGACGAGGCCTTGCGTCTGCTGGGCTGA
- the ureG gene encoding urease accessory protein UreG: MHLDQHHTHDGPLAVSADAHRADGRRRALRIGLGGPVGSGKTATVAALCRALRDEWSLAVVTNDIYTREDAEFLLREAVLPPERITAVETGACPHTAIRDDISANLEAVEDLEDEVGPLELILVESGGDNLTATFSKGLVDAQIFVIDVAGGDDIPRKGGPGVTTADLLVVNKTDLAPYVGSDLGRMAADAKAQRAELPVVFQSLRTEDGVKDVAAWVRAQLAAWAA; this comes from the coding sequence ATGCATCTTGATCAGCACCACACCCACGACGGGCCCCTCGCCGTCAGTGCCGACGCTCATCGCGCCGACGGGCGGCGGCGGGCTCTGCGGATCGGGCTCGGGGGGCCCGTGGGGTCCGGGAAGACCGCCACCGTGGCCGCGCTGTGCCGGGCCTTGCGCGACGAGTGGTCGTTGGCCGTCGTCACCAACGACATTTACACGCGCGAGGACGCCGAGTTCCTGTTGCGGGAGGCCGTGCTGCCGCCCGAGCGGATCACCGCCGTCGAGACCGGGGCCTGCCCGCACACGGCGATCCGTGACGACATCTCCGCGAACCTCGAAGCGGTCGAGGACCTGGAGGACGAGGTCGGGCCGCTGGAGCTGATCCTCGTCGAGTCGGGGGGCGACAATCTGACGGCGACCTTCTCCAAGGGGCTCGTCGACGCGCAGATCTTCGTGATCGACGTCGCGGGCGGGGACGACATCCCGCGCAAGGGCGGGCCCGGGGTCACCACCGCCGACCTGCTCGTGGTGAACAAGACCGATCTCGCCCCGTACGTCGGCTCGGATCTCGGGCGGATGGCCGCCGACGCGAAGGCCCAGCGGGCCGAACTGCCCGTCGTCTTCCAGTCGTTGCGCACCGAGGACGGGGTCAAGGACGTCGCCGCCTGGGTGCGGGCGCAGCTCGCCGCGTGGGCGGCGTGA
- a CDS encoding urease accessory protein UreF: protein MSRAALLVLADGRFPAGGHAHSGGAEAAVKAGRITGAADLEEFCRGRLHTTGLVSASLAAAAVLGLDPVELDAAADARTPSPALRVAARKLGRQLMRAGRATWPSAELDALAGRFPKGAHQPVVLGMVARAAGLGADDAAYCSLYECVSGPASAVVRLLSLDPFDATGVLAGLAPELDVVAQRAVEGARCAVEGGVGVLPAGGAPLLEVGAEAHAAWAVRLFAS, encoded by the coding sequence ATGTCGCGTGCTGCACTGCTCGTACTGGCCGACGGCCGGTTTCCCGCCGGAGGGCATGCCCACTCCGGCGGGGCCGAGGCGGCGGTCAAGGCCGGCCGGATCACCGGGGCGGCGGACCTGGAGGAGTTCTGCCGCGGGCGGTTGCACACCACCGGGCTGGTGTCCGCCTCGCTCGCAGCGGCTGCCGTGCTCGGGCTCGATCCGGTGGAACTCGACGCGGCCGCGGACGCCCGTACGCCGTCGCCCGCGCTGCGGGTCGCCGCGCGCAAGCTCGGACGGCAGCTGATGCGGGCCGGGCGGGCCACCTGGCCGTCCGCCGAACTCGACGCGCTGGCCGGGCGGTTCCCCAAGGGCGCCCATCAGCCGGTCGTGCTCGGGATGGTCGCGCGGGCCGCCGGGCTCGGGGCGGACGATGCGGCGTACTGCTCCCTGTACGAGTGCGTCAGTGGGCCGGCCAGTGCGGTGGTGCGGTTGCTGAGCCTTGATCCGTTCGATGCGACGGGGGTGTTGGCGGGGTTGGCTCCCGAGCTCGATGTCGTGGCGCAGCGGGCTGTCGAGGGTGCGCGGTGTGCGGTTGAGGGTGGGGTGGGGGTGTTGCCGGCGGGGGGTGCGCCGCTGTTGGAGGTCGGGGCGGAGGCGCATGCTGCTTGGGCTGTGCGGTTGTTCGCGTCCTAG
- a CDS encoding urease subunit alpha, with product MPEISRAAYSDLFGPTTGDRIRLADTDLLIEIEEDRSGGPGHAGDEAVFGGGKVIRESMGQARATRAEGTPDTVVTGAVIVDHWGIVKADVGIRDGRITGIGKAGNPDTMDGVHPDLVIGPETEIIAGNGRILTAGAIDAHVHLICPQIADEALASGITTLVGGGTGPAEGSKATTVTPGPWHLARMLEAMEQYPLNFGLLGKGNTVSEEAMLSQLRGGALGLKLHEDWGSTPAVIDAALTVADRTGAQIAIHTDTLNEAGFVADTLAAIAGRTIHAYHTEGAGGGHAPDIMTVVSEAHVLPSSTNPTRPYTVNTAEEHLDMLMVCHHLNAAVPEDLAFAESRIRPTTIGAEDILHDLGAISIISSDAQAMGRVGEVIMRTWQTAHVMKRRRGALPGDGRADNHRVRRYVAKYTINPAVAQGLAREIGSVETGKLADLVLWEPAFFGVKPHLVVKGGQIAYAQMGDANASIPTPQPILPRPMFGAIGRAPASNSFNFVAPIAIEDGLPERLGLGKRFVPIESTRGVTKADMRENDARPQVRVDPDSFAVTIDGELVEATPAAELPMAQRYFLF from the coding sequence ATGCCTGAGATCTCGCGTGCCGCCTACTCCGACCTGTTCGGCCCCACCACGGGCGACCGGATCCGGCTCGCCGACACCGACCTCCTGATCGAGATCGAGGAGGACCGTTCCGGCGGGCCCGGACACGCCGGTGACGAGGCCGTGTTCGGCGGCGGCAAGGTCATCCGGGAGTCCATGGGCCAGGCGCGGGCGACACGCGCCGAAGGCACCCCGGACACGGTCGTCACGGGCGCGGTGATCGTCGACCACTGGGGGATCGTCAAGGCCGACGTGGGCATCCGCGACGGCCGGATCACCGGCATCGGCAAGGCGGGCAACCCCGACACCATGGACGGGGTGCACCCGGACCTGGTCATCGGCCCGGAGACCGAGATCATCGCGGGCAACGGGCGCATCCTGACGGCCGGCGCCATCGACGCCCATGTGCATCTGATCTGCCCGCAGATCGCCGACGAGGCGCTGGCCTCCGGGATCACCACCCTCGTCGGTGGCGGCACCGGCCCCGCCGAGGGGTCCAAGGCCACCACCGTCACCCCCGGGCCCTGGCACCTCGCCCGGATGCTGGAGGCGATGGAGCAGTACCCGCTCAACTTCGGGCTGCTCGGCAAGGGCAACACCGTCTCCGAGGAGGCGATGCTGTCCCAGCTGCGCGGTGGCGCGCTCGGCCTCAAGCTCCACGAGGACTGGGGCTCCACGCCCGCCGTCATCGACGCCGCGCTCACCGTCGCGGACCGCACCGGCGCGCAGATCGCCATCCACACGGACACCCTCAACGAGGCCGGGTTCGTGGCCGACACCCTCGCCGCCATCGCGGGGCGCACCATCCACGCGTACCACACGGAGGGTGCGGGAGGCGGGCACGCGCCGGACATCATGACCGTGGTCTCCGAGGCGCACGTGCTGCCCAGTTCGACCAACCCGACCCGGCCCTACACCGTCAACACCGCCGAGGAACACCTCGACATGCTGATGGTCTGCCACCACCTGAACGCCGCCGTGCCGGAGGACCTGGCGTTCGCGGAGTCCCGTATCCGGCCCACCACGATCGGCGCCGAGGACATCCTGCACGACCTCGGCGCGATCTCGATCATCTCCTCCGACGCCCAGGCCATGGGGCGCGTCGGCGAGGTCATCATGCGCACCTGGCAGACCGCGCACGTCATGAAGCGGCGCCGGGGCGCGCTGCCGGGGGACGGGCGCGCGGACAACCACCGCGTACGTCGCTATGTCGCCAAATACACGATCAACCCGGCCGTGGCTCAGGGCCTCGCCCGCGAGATCGGTTCCGTCGAGACCGGCAAGCTCGCCGACCTCGTGCTGTGGGAGCCCGCGTTCTTCGGGGTCAAGCCGCATCTCGTCGTCAAGGGCGGGCAGATCGCGTACGCGCAGATGGGCGACGCCAACGCGTCCATCCCCACGCCCCAGCCGATCCTGCCGCGGCCCATGTTCGGCGCGATCGGCCGGGCGCCCGCGTCCAACTCGTTCAACTTCGTGGCGCCGATCGCCATCGAGGACGGGCTGCCGGAACGGCTCGGCCTCGGGAAGCGGTTCGTGCCGATCGAGTCGACGCGCGGGGTGACCAAGGCGGACATGCGCGAGAACGACGCCCGCCCGCAGGTACGGGTCGACCCCGACAGCTTCGCCGTCACCATCGACGGGGAGCTGGTGGAGGCGACGCCCGCGGCCGAACTGCCCATGGCCCAGCGGTATTTCCTGTTCTGA
- a CDS encoding urease subunit beta: MIPGEILFADGPVAFNEGLAVTRLTVLNAADRPVQVGSHYHFAEANPGLDFDRAAAHGKRLNVAAGTAVRFEPGIPVEVELVPLAGARVVPGLRGETGGPLDA, translated from the coding sequence ATGATTCCCGGAGAGATCCTGTTCGCCGACGGGCCGGTCGCCTTCAACGAAGGCCTCGCCGTCACCCGGCTCACCGTCCTCAACGCCGCCGACCGGCCCGTCCAGGTCGGCTCCCACTACCACTTCGCCGAGGCCAACCCCGGTCTCGACTTCGACCGCGCCGCCGCACACGGCAAGCGGCTCAACGTCGCCGCCGGCACCGCCGTGCGCTTCGAGCCCGGGATCCCCGTCGAGGTCGAACTCGTGCCGCTCGCCGGCGCCCGTGTCGTGCCGGGTCTGCGCGGCGAGACCGGAGGACCCCTCGATGCCTGA
- a CDS encoding urease subunit gamma, with product MQLTPHEQERLLIHVAADVAEKRRARGLKLNHPESVALITSHILEGARDGRTVAELMASGRKILTREDVMEGIPEMIHDVQVEATFPDGTKLVTVHDPIV from the coding sequence GTGCAACTGACGCCGCACGAGCAGGAGAGGCTGCTCATTCATGTGGCCGCCGACGTGGCCGAGAAGCGCCGGGCCCGGGGGTTGAAGCTCAACCACCCCGAGTCCGTCGCACTGATCACCTCGCACATCCTCGAAGGAGCCAGGGACGGCCGCACGGTCGCCGAACTCATGGCCTCCGGACGCAAGATCCTCACCCGCGAGGACGTCATGGAGGGCATCCCCGAGATGATCCACGACGTACAGGTCGAGGCGACCTTCCCCGACGGCACCAAGCTCGTCACCGTCCACGACCCGATCGTCTGA